A single region of the Elusimicrobiota bacterium genome encodes:
- a CDS encoding glycerophosphodiester phosphodiesterase family protein: MKLFGHRGARDLVPENTMPAFEFAWTLPVDGIELDVQLTKDEKVVVIHDTNTKRTAGVDLQVKDVTFDELRALDFGIFKGPKFKGYKIPLFEEVISKAPRDRIVEIEIKSEVTIIPYLKELLQKYNALDMIILTSFKYDVVTALRQNFPKVPVQWIQASKTDPLTQIRPPYSPDLITKAKVANVTGLSLNVAALEDSYVEKVLSAGLRLHVWQMSSREIYYKYTAMGAYGASTDNPVEFNHKTLDK; this comes from the coding sequence ATGAAACTATTTGGCCACCGCGGTGCCCGTGATCTTGTACCGGAGAACACAATGCCGGCATTTGAATTTGCATGGACGTTACCGGTTGACGGGATAGAACTTGATGTACAACTGACAAAAGATGAAAAGGTTGTGGTTATCCATGATACTAATACAAAACGTACCGCCGGGGTTGACCTACAGGTCAAGGACGTAACGTTTGATGAATTACGCGCGCTTGATTTTGGGATTTTCAAGGGCCCAAAATTTAAAGGCTATAAAATCCCGTTATTTGAAGAAGTTATATCTAAAGCCCCTAGGGACAGGATTGTTGAAATTGAAATCAAAAGCGAAGTAACAATCATCCCGTACCTAAAAGAGTTACTGCAGAAATATAACGCACTCGATATGATAATCCTCACAAGTTTTAAGTACGACGTAGTAACGGCATTACGGCAAAATTTTCCTAAGGTTCCGGTACAGTGGATACAAGCATCAAAAACTGATCCTTTAACACAGATACGCCCGCCCTACAGCCCGGACCTTATAACAAAAGCAAAAGTAGCTAATGTTACCGGCCTGAGCCTCAACGTTGCAGCATTGGAAGATAGTTATGTTGAAAAAGTACTTTCAGCCGGGCTAAGGTTACACGTATGGCAGATGAGCAGCCGTGAAATTTATTATAAATATACCGCTATGGGAGCATACGGCGCGTCAACTGATAACCCGGTAGAGTTTAACCACAAAACATTGGATAAGTAA
- a CDS encoding NAD(P)H-dependent oxidoreductase codes for MNKTLLTFILAGTLSVSNVVAEQSSKQGGELKVLITYYSRTGNTERVVNDVAKLLNADTEKLVDKKSRKGILGFIFGGRDAVSKNKTVLAPVTKDAGNYDIIILGTPIWAGNMPPALRTYVESTKGKFKNVAYIITSGSSTPEKIVADLDTIAGKKAVEFLWFDHATLMNKEQYNKKIIAFTEQLKKIGK; via the coding sequence GTGAACAAAACATTGTTAACCTTTATATTGGCGGGAACATTATCCGTTTCAAACGTTGTTGCGGAACAAAGTAGTAAACAGGGAGGAGAGTTGAAAGTGTTAATAACATATTATTCACGTACGGGGAATACTGAACGCGTAGTTAATGACGTAGCAAAACTACTGAACGCGGATACAGAAAAACTTGTCGATAAAAAGAGCCGGAAAGGTATACTGGGATTTATCTTCGGCGGTCGTGATGCAGTGAGTAAAAACAAAACTGTTCTTGCTCCGGTTACGAAAGACGCGGGAAATTATGACATAATAATACTTGGCACACCGATCTGGGCGGGTAATATGCCGCCTGCTTTAAGAACGTATGTCGAAAGTACAAAAGGAAAGTTTAAGAATGTTGCGTATATCATAACTTCAGGCAGCAGTACTCCTGAAAAAATCGTTGCCGATCTGGATACCATTGCCGGTAAAAAGGCGGTAGAGTTTCTGTGGTTTGACCATGCGACATTAATGAATAAAGAACAATACAACAAAAAAATTATCGCGTTTACTGAGCAACTAAAAAAGATTGGGAAATAA